In the genome of Armatimonadota bacterium, one region contains:
- a CDS encoding Gfo/Idh/MocA family oxidoreductase, which produces MNPIKIGQIGIGHEHASGIMDALRRLPEYFDVVGVVTEDSPDWPSPRSYEGIQFMSEEQLLDTPDLQAIAVETNNPDLIPTALRCMERGLHLHVDKPGGETMEPFQQLIDGCRAKGLAVQLGYMYRVNPAIKFCFRALREGWLGEAFEVHVVMSRYDGDHYRSFLSQFAGGAMYNFGCHLLDLVIAMLGRPDNVVPFLKSTRDDGLKDNGLAVLEYPRATATVRAAITEVDGMNHRRMIVCGTKGTVEICPLERPAGNYGIDPLHVRLTLLEDTAEYPAGTHLVDVGVMNGRYEDQLIEFARVIRGEIENPYSYDHELLVQETLLAAAGYTEWRPRCTPCS; this is translated from the coding sequence ATGAACCCTATCAAGATCGGACAGATCGGCATCGGGCACGAGCACGCTTCAGGGATCATGGACGCGCTGCGTCGCCTCCCCGAGTACTTTGACGTTGTCGGGGTGGTGACGGAAGACAGCCCCGACTGGCCCTCGCCCCGGTCGTATGAGGGCATCCAGTTCATGTCGGAAGAGCAGCTTCTCGACACTCCAGACCTGCAGGCAATCGCGGTGGAGACAAACAACCCCGACCTGATTCCCACTGCGCTCCGTTGCATGGAGCGCGGCCTGCACCTGCACGTGGACAAGCCCGGCGGAGAGACGATGGAGCCCTTCCAGCAGCTCATCGACGGCTGCAGGGCGAAAGGTCTGGCCGTACAGCTTGGTTACATGTACCGGGTCAACCCGGCGATCAAGTTCTGCTTTCGGGCACTGCGCGAGGGTTGGTTGGGCGAGGCTTTCGAGGTCCACGTGGTGATGAGCCGGTACGACGGGGACCACTACCGCAGTTTCCTGTCCCAGTTCGCCGGCGGCGCGATGTACAACTTCGGCTGCCACCTGCTGGACCTGGTCATCGCGATGCTTGGCCGGCCGGATAACGTTGTGCCTTTCCTGAAATCGACCCGCGACGACGGCCTCAAGGATAACGGGCTCGCGGTGCTCGAGTATCCCCGGGCCACAGCTACCGTGCGTGCAGCCATCACCGAAGTCGACGGCATGAATCATCGGCGGATGATCGTTTGCGGAACCAAGGGCACAGTGGAGATCTGCCCGCTTGAGCGCCCGGCGGGAAACTACGGGATTGACCCGCTGCACGTGCGCCTGACGCTTCTGGAAGACACCGCTGAGTACCCGGCGGGAACGCATCTGGTGGACGTGGGCGTGATGAACGGGCGATACGAGGACCAGCTCATCGAATTCGCGCGGGTAATTAGAGGGGAGATCGAGAACCCTTACTCGTACGATCACGAACTCCTGGTGCAAGAGACGCTCCTGGCCGCCGCCGGGTACACGGAATGGAGACCACGATGCACGCCGTGCTCGTAG
- a CDS encoding sugar phosphate isomerase/epimerase translates to MSKIPVALQLYSVRGEVQKDLAATLKSVAEIGYVGAEPWGYDGSVLEWMGHSPEAMRKMYDDSGLACCGFHLATAALLGDNLQRTIEMNQVLGNKFLIVAADKPRMSSRETIMELAGILNDAAEKLAPLGMYSGYHAHGFDFEIVDDEIAWDILFSNTAPEVIMQMDIGNCANGGGDPIGTLRKFPGRARSVHLKDYGAGPGGVIGEGQADWPTIFELCETTQPVEWYVVEEGGPDGLGFDVCKRSLEALRAMGK, encoded by the coding sequence ATGAGCAAGATACCGGTGGCTTTGCAGTTGTACTCGGTCCGTGGCGAGGTGCAGAAGGATCTCGCGGCGACGCTGAAGTCCGTGGCCGAGATTGGCTACGTCGGCGCGGAGCCGTGGGGGTACGACGGCTCCGTTCTCGAGTGGATGGGCCACAGCCCCGAGGCAATGCGCAAAATGTACGACGACAGCGGGCTGGCCTGCTGCGGATTCCATCTGGCCACCGCTGCGCTGCTGGGAGATAACCTGCAGCGCACCATCGAGATGAACCAGGTGTTGGGTAACAAGTTCCTGATTGTGGCCGCTGACAAGCCCCGCATGTCCTCGCGCGAGACGATCATGGAGCTTGCAGGCATCCTCAATGATGCCGCCGAGAAGCTGGCCCCCCTGGGCATGTATAGCGGCTACCACGCCCACGGCTTCGACTTCGAGATCGTGGATGATGAGATCGCCTGGGACATTCTCTTCAGCAACACCGCCCCGGAAGTCATCATGCAGATGGACATCGGCAACTGCGCAAATGGCGGGGGCGACCCAATCGGGACGCTGCGCAAGTTCCCCGGACGGGCGCGGTCGGTGCATCTGAAGGACTACGGCGCAGGCCCGGGCGGCGTCATCGGGGAAGGCCAGGCGGACTGGCCGACTATCTTTGAGCTCTGCGAGACCACCCAGCCGGTGGAGTGGTACGTGGTGGAGGAAGGCGGCCCGGACGGTCTAGGCTTCGATGTCTGCAAGCGGTCGCTTGAAGCCCTGAGGGCGATGGGCAAGTAG
- a CDS encoding zinc-binding alcohol dehydrogenase, protein MTGHYIVFESIANAVLKPFDVPEPGAGQVLIESDYTVISAGTERANLMNLPNTSGGFPYYPGYCGVGRVIALGEGVDSVKVGDRALVNFTGHRSHALQSAADLTLVSDDRIESLDAAFVVIAAMSLQGVRKLRVELGESVMVIGLGLLGTFAAQLARIDGAIPVIVSDLDPKRRDLALRLGADHAFSPEEENLSEKVKELTSGKGADAIVEVTGIAAALQQALTCVARKGRISLLGCTRIPDANIDFYRYVHLTGVSLIGAHTFVRPQVESSPGYWTAKDDHRTLLALIAAKRLQVRPIISEIVSPERAPQVYTRLAEEPHPPLGIVFDWNMIR, encoded by the coding sequence ATGACCGGACACTATATCGTGTTTGAGTCCATCGCGAATGCAGTACTCAAGCCCTTCGACGTACCCGAACCCGGCGCGGGTCAGGTTCTCATCGAGAGCGACTACACGGTGATCAGCGCCGGCACCGAACGGGCGAACCTGATGAACCTGCCCAACACCTCGGGCGGATTCCCTTACTATCCAGGCTACTGCGGTGTCGGTCGCGTGATTGCCCTGGGAGAAGGCGTCGACAGCGTGAAAGTCGGTGACCGGGCCTTGGTCAACTTCACCGGCCACCGCTCCCACGCGCTGCAGAGCGCCGCCGATCTTACGCTGGTGAGCGATGATCGCATCGAATCCCTGGATGCGGCCTTCGTGGTCATCGCCGCCATGAGCCTGCAGGGAGTGCGCAAACTGCGGGTCGAGCTTGGCGAGTCTGTCATGGTGATCGGCCTGGGGCTTCTGGGGACTTTCGCCGCACAGCTTGCCAGGATCGACGGCGCCATTCCGGTGATCGTCTCCGATCTTGACCCGAAACGCCGAGACCTCGCTCTGCGCCTGGGGGCCGACCATGCCTTCTCGCCGGAAGAGGAGAACCTCTCCGAGAAGGTCAAGGAGCTGACCAGCGGCAAAGGCGCCGACGCGATCGTGGAAGTCACCGGCATCGCAGCGGCGCTCCAGCAGGCCCTCACCTGTGTGGCGCGGAAAGGTCGCATCAGTCTCCTGGGCTGCACGCGAATCCCCGACGCGAACATCGATTTCTATCGGTATGTGCACCTGACCGGCGTGTCGCTCATCGGGGCCCATACCTTCGTGCGCCCTCAAGTTGAGTCCTCACCGGGGTACTGGACCGCGAAGGACGACCACCGCACGCTTCTCGCACTCATCGCTGCCAAGCGGCTGCAGGTCCGGCCGATCATTTCCGAGATCGTTTCGCCGGAACGCGCGCCGCAGGTGTATACACGCCTGGCCGAGGAACCCCATCCGCCACTGGGGATCGTTTTCGACTGGAACATGATTCGATGA